ATGCTGCCGCCCTTGCGCAGCCACAGCCACGGCAGGTAGCAGCCGACGATCTCGGCCAGCGCGGTCAGCAGGAACAGGCCGAGTGTCTTCACGCCTTCTCCGCTGCCTTGGCGTGCTGCCACAGCGCTTCCTGCGCCTCCAGGTCCATCGCGGCCAACGCCTCACCCTGCGCGTCGGCCTGCGCTTCCATCGCACGGAAGCGGCGTTCGAACTTGTGGTTGGCACCGCGCAGCGCCGCGCCCAGGTCGATGTCGGCATGGCGGGCCAGGTTGGCGCAGACGAACAGCAGGTCACCCAGCTCCTCCTGCAGGCGCGCCTTGTTGCCGGCGATGTCGCCGCGCTCGAACTCCTCGCGCAGCTCCTGCAGTTCCTCGGCTGCCTTGTCCAGCACCGGCAGCGGGCCCGGCCAGTCGAACCCGACCTTGGCCGCGCGCGACTGCAGCTTCACCGCCCGCTGCCATTCAGGCAGGCCACGCGAGATGCCGGCCAGCGCGGAGGTGTCCTGCTCGCCCTTGGCGGCACGCTCGGCGCGCTTGATCGCCTCCCAGTTGCGCATCACCCCGTCGGCATCATCGACGCTGACCTCGGCGAACACGTGCGGGTGGCGGCGTTGCATCTTGTCGCTGATCGCGCGGGCCACGTCTGCGAAGGCGAAGCTGCCCTGCTCTTCGGCCATGCGCGCATGGAACACCACCTGCAGCAACAGGTCGCCCAGTTCGTCGCACAGGTCGTCGAGGTCGCCGCGGTCGATCGCATCGGCCACCTCGTAGGCTTCCTCGATGGTGTACGGCGCGATGGTCGCGAAGTTCTGCTCCAGATCCCACGGGCAGCCGCCCTGCGGGTCGCGCAGGCGCGCCATGATCGCCAGCAGGCGCTCCAGTTCGCTGCTTGCGGCACTGCCGGTGATGGGGGTGTCGTGCGCGCTCATGCGGCCTCCAGGGTCAATCGGACAACCAGTCGCGCCACGGCAGGCTGGTGTCGCCGAGGGCAATGAAATCGCCGTTCAACAGGGTTTCGCGGCGGTTGTAGCGGAACGGCTTGCCGGTCGCGGCAGACAGCACCGCGCCGCCGGCGGCATGCAGCACGCACTGGCCGGCGGCGGTATCCCATTCGGAGGTCGGGCCCAAGCGCGGGTAGACATCCAGGCCGCCTTCGGCGATCCGGCAGAACTTCAATGACGAGCCCTGCGCGATGGTCTCGATGCGGCCCATGCGCGCCAGCAGCGCCTCGGTTTCCGGCGAGCGGTGCGAGCGGCTGGCAGCGACGCGCAGCGGGGCGGTGGCCGGCGTACGGGTGCGCAGCACGGTGTCGTGCAGGCCCTGCCGTCGATAGGCCAGCTCGCCACGCATGGCATGCCAGACGATGCCGGTGACGGGTGCCAACACTACGCCGAAGGCCGGTGCGCCCTGGTAGATCAAGGCAATGTTGACGCTGAACTCGCCATTGCGCTTGACGAACTCGCGGGTGCCGTCGAGCGGATCGACCAGCCAGTAGGCGCCCCAGTGACGGCGCTGCTCCCACGGCACTTGCACCGATTCCTCGGACAGGATCGGCAGGTCCGGGGTCAGCTGTTGCAGACCCTGTTCGATGACCTGGTTGGCGGCCAGGTCGGCGGCCGTGACCGGGCTGTTGTCACCCTTGATCTGCACCTCGAAGCCATCGGCATAGACCTGCATGATGGCCTGTCCGGCTTCCTGGGCGATGGCGATGGCGGTCTCGCGCAGGTCCGTGGTCAGTTTGATCATCGCGTTCCCTGCAGCCACTGGCGAGCAATGAACAGCGCCGCCAGCGAGCGTCCCTCGGAGAAGTCCTCGCGCAGCATCAGCTGGTCCAGGTCGGCCAGCTTCCACGGCACCACTTCCAGTTCCTCCGGCTCATCGCCGGCCAGCTTTTCCGGGTACAGATCGCGTGCCACCACCAGCCACGACTGATGGCTCATGTAGGTGGGGGCCAGGGTCATCGCACGCAGCACGTCGATCCGGCGCGCGCCATAACCGGCCTCTTCCTTCAGTTCGCGGTCGGCGGCCTGCTCGGGGCTCTCGCCGGCGTCGATCCGGCCCTTCACCAGGCCCAGTTCGTAACGGTGCATGCCGGCGGCGTATTCACGTACCAGCAGCACGGTCTCGTCGTCGAGCATCGGTACCACCACCACCGCGCCATGGCCACGGCTGACCAGACGTTCGAAGCGGCGGCGTTCGCCGTTGGAGAACTCCAGGTCCAGGTGCTGGCGCTGGAAGGGGCCGTTTTCCTCATCGGTGATCCGATGGATGATCGGCAAGCGACGGCCGGCACGGTCATCGTTCATGCGGAATCTCCGCGGCGGCCGGCGCCAGCGCCGGGGCCGATAGAATGTGCAGGCAGCAACATGTTCATGAGCCCGAAATGCTAGCAGACCCAACCCCCTCCCCGCTGGCCCAGCACTGGCGGCAACGCGACCTGCAGGTGCTGTGGCACCCGTGCACGCAGATGCGCGAGCACCCGCACACCTTGCCGCTGGTACCGATCGCCCGTGGTGAAGGCGCATGGCTGATCGACCACGACGGCAACCGCTACCTGGACGCCGTCAGCAGCTGGTGGACCAACCTGTTCGGCCATGCCGAGCCGCGCATCGGCGGCGCCATCGCGGCGCAGGCCGGGCAGCTGGAACAGGTGATGCTGGCGGGCTTCGGCCACGAGCCGGCGATCACCCTGGCCGAGCGCCTGCTGGCGCTGGCGCCACGCCAGCCCGGCCGCGCGCCGTTGGCCAAGGTGTTCTACGCCGACAACGGCTCGGCCGGCGTGGAAGTCGCGCTGAAGATGGCCTTCCAGTATTTCCAGAACCGTGGCGAACCCCGGCGCACCCGCTTCGTCGCGCTGGAGAACGGCTACCACGGCGAGACCCTGGGTGCGCTGGCGATGGCGGACATCCCGTTGTACCGCCGCGTCTACGCACCGCTGCTGGCCGAGAGCCTGTTCGCACCCTCGCCCGATGCCTACCTGGCCGAGCCGGGCCAGAGTGCGGCTGATCGTGCACGCCAGGCCGCCGATGGCCTGGCGACCCTGTTCGACCAGCATCCGGGCGAGATCTGCGCGGTGATCCTGGAACCGCGCCTTCAGTGCGCCGGTGGCATGCGCATGCACGACCCGGTGTACCTGCAGCGGGTGCGCGAGCTGTGTGACGCACACGGCGCATTCATGATCGCCGACGAGATCGCCACCGGCTTCGGCCGTACCGGCACGCTGTTCGCCTGCGAGCAGGCTGGCGTGATGCCGGACCTGATGTGCCTGTCCAAGGGTCTGACCGGCGGCTTCCTGCCGCTGGCCGCCGTACTGGCCACGCAGGCACTGTACGACGCCTTCCTTGACGATTCGCGCGAGCGCGCCTTCCTGCATTCGCACAGCTACACCGGCAATCCGCTGGCCTGTGCGGCTGCGCTGGCGACGCTGGACATCTTCCGTGACGACGATGTGATCGCCCGCAACCGTGGCATCGCCTCGGTGATGGGCACGCTGGCAGCGCCATTCAGCGACCATCCGCATGTGGCCGATGTGCGCCAGGCCGGCATGGTGGTGGCCTTCGAGCTGTCGCGTGGTGGCAACAAGCGCACCCCGTTCGACCCGGCGCTGCGACTGGGCCTACACGCCTACAAGGCCGCGCTGAAGCGTGGCGTGGTACTGCGCCCGCTGGGCGACGTGCTGTATTGGATGCCACCTTACTGCGTGGATGACGAACAACTGGAGCTGCTGGCACATACCACGCTGGCAGCCATCGACGAGGCGATTGCATGCGCGTGACCCGCTGCCCCATCGACCTGGCGCTGCACAGCGGCCAGACCGTGACCCTGCCGGAAGAGACCGCCAACCATCTGGTGCGGGTGATGCGCCTGCGCGAAGGCGATACCTGCGTGCTGTTCAACGGCGACGGCAACGACTACAGCGCCACGCTGACCGTAGCCGGCAAGCGTGAGGTACAGGTGCGCATCGCCGCCGTGCAGGTTGTGGGCAACGAATCGCCGCTGGCGATCACCCTGCTGCAGGGCATCGCGCGCGGCGAGAAGATGGACCTGATCCTGCAGAAGGCCACCGAACTGGGCGTGGCCGCGATCATTCCGGTCAACGCCGAGCGAACCGAAGTGAAGCTGGATGCCGCGCGCGCGGAGAAACGCGTGGCGCACTGGAACAACGTGGTGACCTCGGCCTGCGGCCAGTCCGGTCGCGCGCGCATTCCGCAGGTGGGATCGCCGTTGTCACTGGCGCAGGCAGCGGCGGTACTGCCGGCCGACACGTTGCGGCTGACGCTGGACCCGCTCGGTGCCCATCGCCTGTCGACGCTGGACGCGGCGCCGGCAGGCGGCATCGTGATCGCGATCGGCTCGGAAGGCGGCTGGTCGCCGCGCGACCGTGATCAGCTGGCGGCAGCAGGCTTCCAGGGCCTGCAACTCGGCCCGCGCATCCTGCGTACGGAGACGGCAGGCCTGGCTGCAATCGCGGCGTTGCAGGCGCGGTTGGGAGATCTGGGATAAGGCTGATTCGTGGTGGTGCCGGCCGCTGGCCGGCACTACCGCGACGAGCGCGTCCAGGGCAGCAGCCGAGCCTAGGCTCGGCTCTACAGGGCCCGCGCCAGATTGCAGTTTCCTTGTAGAGCCGAGCCATGCTCGGCTCGGTGCCGGTCGGCAGCCGGCACTACCGTTTGGTAGATCAGGCCGCCAGCGAATCCAGTGCGGCTTCCAGCGCGTCCAGGTTCGGCAGCAGCGCGCTCTGCTCACCCAGCAGCACGCGCATGTGCACGATCTGCGGCAGGGTTTCCTCGGAGGCATCAGCCAGCAGGCCATCGCGCGGCACCGAGATCAACTGCGGGAAGTTCTGCGTCAGCAGCGCGTAGTACGGGCGCTGCGCGTTGCCGCTGAGCGCCTTCAGCACCACCACCTTGTTGTGACCGCCTGCCGCTTCCTCACCCAGTCCGGACAGGCGCGCGAACGACACCAACGGCACCTGCCAGCCATGCCAGCCGATCTCGCCGACCAGCCAGCGCGGCGCATCGGCGACCGGCTGCACCGGCACGCGCGACATCATTTCGGCCACGGTGGCATTGGGCAGCAGCACGCGCTCGTTGCCGGCCTGGATCAGGACGCCGCGGATTTCGTCATTGCTGGCATAGCTCATGGTGCGTCTCCGTTGTCGTCCTGCTCGCCCCAGCGCGCGGCGATGGCCTGCGCCAGGTCCTGCGGTTCGCCGGCCACCATGCCGGCAGCCACCACGGCCGTCGCCGCGGCGGGGTCGTAGCAGCCTTCCCCGACCTGGCCGGCCACCCAGGCACCGGCCGCCGCAAGGTCCAGTGCCGGCCCGACATGGGCCAGGTCGGCGCCGCTGAGCAGCACCAGTGCCGTGTGTTCGGCAGGCAGCGCGGCAAGCGAGATGCCCTGTGCATCGGTGAGGAAATGCAGGCCATCGCTGGCCACGCTGACGCCGATGTCGTCGGCCAGCACATGTACCTCGCCGGGAACCGCACGCTGGCCGGCTTCGGCCAGCTGCACCGGCAGCGGCGACACGCGGGCCATCTGCTTGACCAGGTTGCCGTAGCGGCCGCCATCCAGGCGCATGTGCACCAGCACCGGCACGCTCAGCGACGACGGCAGCGCACCGAGCAGGCGACGCAGCGCATCCGGGCCACCAATACCTGCCAACACCAGCAGCGATCCTGCGCGTGCACCGGCAGGCGCGGCGGCATCCAGATCGACCAGGCTCAGGTGATCGGTATCGAACGACGGCAGCGGTGCTTCCATCGCCGCGATATGGGCGGCGGGCGCCGGCGCATCGGCAGCGTCCTCGACCAGCGACCACGCGGTGTGATCGAAAGAGACCGGCGGTGCCGGAGCGGTTTCGGGCGGCATGGGCCGCGGCGCGGCCTCCAGCGGCTCGGGCACGACCGGCTGCAGTGCGGCCAACGCCTGCTCCAGGGCAATCGGTTCGTGCAGCTGCGCCGGCGGCGCGTACAGGCCGTCCGCCGGCACCTCGTCAGCCCAGCTCAATGCCTGGTCCAGATGCGGCCGCAGCGCTTCTTCCTGCGGGGCCGGCGGTGGTGCCGGGTGCCCCGGTTCCAGCTGCAGGGCGGGTTCGTCTTCGGCACCCGGCGGCAGCACCTGCTGGTGACCATGCAGCTTGGCGGCCAGATGACGGCCCCAGCGCTGCGCCTCCCAGCCATCACGGCGGGCCGCCAGTTCGGCTTCGTCGAAGACCAGGGTCAGGCCTGGCGCGGACAGCACGGTCTCAAGCCGTTCCAGCGCGTCTTCGATGGCCGCCTCCAGCGCGATCACCACGATCTGCGGCTGGGCGTCCTGCAGCAGCTGCGGCTCCAGCCCGTTCGGGTCATCTTCCAGCACCAGCTGCACATCTGCATGCGACAGCGCTTCGCGCAGTCGCTCGCGCGCTGCACCGGGGCGGGCCAGCAGGGCGACGGCCGGGGCCGGATGGGTTTCACTCACGGACACGGGCGATCCCCAGCAGGTCGTACACGTTACGCATCAGGTCCAGTTCCTGGTACGGCTTGCCCAGGTAACGCTGGACACCGATCTCGAAGGCGCGCTGGCGGTGCTTGTCGCCGCTGCGCGAAGTAATCATCACGATCGGCACATCCTTGTAGCGCGGGTCGGCACGCATTGCGGTGGCCAGCTCGTAGCCATCCATGCGCGGCATCTCGATATCCAGCAGCATCAGATCCGGTACGCGCTCTTCCAGACGCTCAAGTGCTTCCACGCCATCGCGGGCGACACTGACCTCGAAGTTGTGGCGTTCGAGGATGCGGCCGGTGACCTTGCGCATGGTCAGCGAGTCGTCGACCACCATCACCAGCGGCACCTGGCGCTCCTGGCGCGGCGTGCTGGCCAGCACCGGCAGTGTCGGGTTGGCCAGGAAGCGACGCACCAGCGGTGCCACGTCCAGGATCACCACCAC
This genomic interval from Stenotrophomonas sp. 57 contains the following:
- the mazG gene encoding nucleoside triphosphate pyrophosphohydrolase is translated as MSAHDTPITGSAASSELERLLAIMARLRDPQGGCPWDLEQNFATIAPYTIEEAYEVADAIDRGDLDDLCDELGDLLLQVVFHARMAEEQGSFAFADVARAISDKMQRRHPHVFAEVSVDDADGVMRNWEAIKRAERAAKGEQDTSALAGISRGLPEWQRAVKLQSRAAKVGFDWPGPLPVLDKAAEELQELREEFERGDIAGNKARLQEELGDLLFVCANLARHADIDLGAALRGANHKFERRFRAMEAQADAQGEALAAMDLEAQEALWQHAKAAEKA
- the cysQ gene encoding 3'(2'),5'-bisphosphate nucleotidase CysQ; its protein translation is MIKLTTDLRETAIAIAQEAGQAIMQVYADGFEVQIKGDNSPVTAADLAANQVIEQGLQQLTPDLPILSEESVQVPWEQRRHWGAYWLVDPLDGTREFVKRNGEFSVNIALIYQGAPAFGVVLAPVTGIVWHAMRGELAYRRQGLHDTVLRTRTPATAPLRVAASRSHRSPETEALLARMGRIETIAQGSSLKFCRIAEGGLDVYPRLGPTSEWDTAAGQCVLHAAGGAVLSAATGKPFRYNRRETLLNGDFIALGDTSLPWRDWLSD
- the bioA gene encoding adenosylmethionine--8-amino-7-oxononanoate transaminase, coding for MLADPTPSPLAQHWRQRDLQVLWHPCTQMREHPHTLPLVPIARGEGAWLIDHDGNRYLDAVSSWWTNLFGHAEPRIGGAIAAQAGQLEQVMLAGFGHEPAITLAERLLALAPRQPGRAPLAKVFYADNGSAGVEVALKMAFQYFQNRGEPRRTRFVALENGYHGETLGALAMADIPLYRRVYAPLLAESLFAPSPDAYLAEPGQSAADRARQAADGLATLFDQHPGEICAVILEPRLQCAGGMRMHDPVYLQRVRELCDAHGAFMIADEIATGFGRTGTLFACEQAGVMPDLMCLSKGLTGGFLPLAAVLATQALYDAFLDDSRERAFLHSHSYTGNPLACAAALATLDIFRDDDVIARNRGIASVMGTLAAPFSDHPHVADVRQAGMVVAFELSRGGNKRTPFDPALRLGLHAYKAALKRGVVLRPLGDVLYWMPPYCVDDEQLELLAHTTLAAIDEAIACA
- a CDS encoding chemotaxis protein CheW, coding for MSYASNDEIRGVLIQAGNERVLLPNATVAEMMSRVPVQPVADAPRWLVGEIGWHGWQVPLVSFARLSGLGEEAAGGHNKVVVLKALSGNAQRPYYALLTQNFPQLISVPRDGLLADASEETLPQIVHMRVLLGEQSALLPNLDALEAALDSLAA
- a CDS encoding 16S rRNA (uracil(1498)-N(3))-methyltransferase, which codes for MRVTRCPIDLALHSGQTVTLPEETANHLVRVMRLREGDTCVLFNGDGNDYSATLTVAGKREVQVRIAAVQVVGNESPLAITLLQGIARGEKMDLILQKATELGVAAIIPVNAERTEVKLDAARAEKRVAHWNNVVTSACGQSGRARIPQVGSPLSLAQAAAVLPADTLRLTLDPLGAHRLSTLDAAPAGGIVIAIGSEGGWSPRDRDQLAAAGFQGLQLGPRILRTETAGLAAIAALQARLGDLG
- a CDS encoding chemotaxis protein CheB; translation: MSVSETHPAPAVALLARPGAARERLREALSHADVQLVLEDDPNGLEPQLLQDAQPQIVVIALEAAIEDALERLETVLSAPGLTLVFDEAELAARRDGWEAQRWGRHLAAKLHGHQQVLPPGAEDEPALQLEPGHPAPPPAPQEEALRPHLDQALSWADEVPADGLYAPPAQLHEPIALEQALAALQPVVPEPLEAAPRPMPPETAPAPPVSFDHTAWSLVEDAADAPAPAAHIAAMEAPLPSFDTDHLSLVDLDAAAPAGARAGSLLVLAGIGGPDALRRLLGALPSSLSVPVLVHMRLDGGRYGNLVKQMARVSPLPVQLAEAGQRAVPGEVHVLADDIGVSVASDGLHFLTDAQGISLAALPAEHTALVLLSGADLAHVGPALDLAAAGAWVAGQVGEGCYDPAAATAVVAAGMVAGEPQDLAQAIAARWGEQDDNGDAP
- the nudE gene encoding ADP compounds hydrolase NudE, which translates into the protein MNDDRAGRRLPIIHRITDEENGPFQRQHLDLEFSNGERRRFERLVSRGHGAVVVVPMLDDETVLLVREYAAGMHRYELGLVKGRIDAGESPEQAADRELKEEAGYGARRIDVLRAMTLAPTYMSHQSWLVVARDLYPEKLAGDEPEELEVVPWKLADLDQLMLREDFSEGRSLAALFIARQWLQGTR